A stretch of Ligilactobacillus faecis DNA encodes these proteins:
- a CDS encoding CvfB family protein: MLKDLIGKNITAMVTDENEQYIFAQKDGLTFRLAKAELLKLPKLGAMVSGFAYENEDHELQLTKKQPKSGFYRYAWGSVKKVQRGLGVFVDIGLPNKDVVVSADELPELQNLWPKQGDQLMIALKVDEKGRLWGELATTEMFKAIQVAATKKMMNRDVTATVYRLKLVGTYVITDDYQLGFIHPSERDLEPRLGEKVKARVIGVRPDGTLNLSLRPRAYEAIGDDAQMLLAALEHSLDGSLPFTDKSDPTAIKAYFGISKGQFKRAVGHLMKAGVVVQRDGHLYLVKK; the protein is encoded by the coding sequence ATGTTAAAAGATTTAATCGGAAAAAATATCACTGCGATGGTGACTGATGAAAATGAGCAGTATATTTTTGCACAAAAAGACGGGCTGACATTTCGTCTAGCTAAAGCGGAATTGCTCAAGCTCCCTAAGTTAGGTGCAATGGTCAGTGGTTTTGCATATGAAAATGAAGATCATGAATTACAACTGACTAAAAAACAGCCTAAGAGTGGTTTTTATCGCTACGCTTGGGGAAGTGTGAAAAAAGTTCAACGTGGATTAGGCGTTTTTGTTGATATTGGCTTACCAAATAAAGATGTTGTTGTTTCGGCAGATGAACTACCAGAATTACAAAATCTTTGGCCAAAACAAGGTGATCAGTTGATGATCGCCTTAAAAGTCGACGAAAAAGGCCGCCTCTGGGGTGAATTAGCGACGACCGAAATGTTTAAAGCAATCCAAGTAGCTGCTACGAAAAAGATGATGAATAGAGATGTGACTGCAACAGTTTACCGTTTAAAATTAGTCGGGACTTATGTGATCACAGATGACTATCAATTAGGCTTTATCCATCCAAGTGAACGTGATCTTGAACCGCGCTTAGGTGAAAAGGTAAAAGCACGTGTGATCGGTGTTCGGCCAGATGGAACGTTGAATCTATCTCTTAGACCACGTGCTTATGAAGCGATCGGTGATGATGCTCAAATGCTTTTAGCTGCCCTAGAACATAGTTTAGACGGAAGCTTACCATTTACCGATAAAAGTGATCCGACTGCGATCAAAGCATATTTTGGGATCAGTAAAGGGCAGTTCAAACGTGCTG